One window of Pyrus communis chromosome 12, drPyrComm1.1, whole genome shotgun sequence genomic DNA carries:
- the LOC137710658 gene encoding uncharacterized protein isoform X1 yields MAGREVREYTNLTDPKDKKWGKGKDKIDDEDITFQRMVAKMQEVAGERGGYLHGRGALDSDDLLYLKEQMEAEEDAERLLRRTEKRAFAAFKKAASLADSSLASVPLSLRVEPKQRSGIRQQDLLKKVVEIKPKRQKVSSSSDCNQSHTNLSGSASIILKPENGSGKDKVDALSSSNITEGEPRVETRAKSLLGLAYESSDNEED; encoded by the exons ATGGCAGGCAGAGAAGTTCGAGAGTACACCAATCTCACCGACCCAAAAG ATAAGAAGTGGGGGAAAGGGAAGGATAAGATTGACGACGAAGACATCACATTCCAACGCATGGTCGCCAAG ATGCAAGAGGTTGCAGGAGAACGCGGAGGATACCTTCATGGCCGAGgcg CCTTGGACAGTGATGACCTGCTGTATCTCAAGGAGCAGATGGAAGCTGAGGAGGATGCAGAACGCCTCCTTCGTCGAACCGAGAAACGAGCATTTGCTGCATTTAAGA AAGCTGCAAGTCTAGCAGACTCCTCCCTTGCATCGGTTCCCTTGTCACTTCGTGTCGAGCCCAAACAAAGAAGTGGGATCAG ACAACAGGATTTACTGAAGAAGGTGGTTGAGATCAAACCCAAGCGGCAGAAAGTTTCAAGTTCTTCTGACTGTAATCAGTCGCACACAAATTTGAGCGGTAGTGCTTCAATAATTCTTAAGCCTGAAAATGGGTCGGGGAAGGACAAAGTGGATGCCCTGTCATCATCAAACATAACAGAAGGCGAGCCTAGGGTGGAAACTAGAGCCAAAAGCTTGCTAGGTTTAGCTTATGAGAGTTCTGACAATGAAGAagattga
- the LOC137710658 gene encoding uncharacterized protein isoform X2, producing the protein MQEVAGERGGYLHGRGALDSDDLLYLKEQMEAEEDAERLLRRTEKRAFAAFKKAASLADSSLASVPLSLRVEPKQRSGIRQQDLLKKVVEIKPKRQKVSSSSDCNQSHTNLSGSASIILKPENGSGKDKVDALSSSNITEGEPRVETRAKSLLGLAYESSDNEED; encoded by the exons ATGCAAGAGGTTGCAGGAGAACGCGGAGGATACCTTCATGGCCGAGgcg CCTTGGACAGTGATGACCTGCTGTATCTCAAGGAGCAGATGGAAGCTGAGGAGGATGCAGAACGCCTCCTTCGTCGAACCGAGAAACGAGCATTTGCTGCATTTAAGA AAGCTGCAAGTCTAGCAGACTCCTCCCTTGCATCGGTTCCCTTGTCACTTCGTGTCGAGCCCAAACAAAGAAGTGGGATCAG ACAACAGGATTTACTGAAGAAGGTGGTTGAGATCAAACCCAAGCGGCAGAAAGTTTCAAGTTCTTCTGACTGTAATCAGTCGCACACAAATTTGAGCGGTAGTGCTTCAATAATTCTTAAGCCTGAAAATGGGTCGGGGAAGGACAAAGTGGATGCCCTGTCATCATCAAACATAACAGAAGGCGAGCCTAGGGTGGAAACTAGAGCCAAAAGCTTGCTAGGTTTAGCTTATGAGAGTTCTGACAATGAAGAagattga